AAAAGGACCTGGGCGAGTGGTGGGGCACCCAACTGCAACTGAACAAACGGTTATGGGACCGGCACGTCATCACCCTCGGGGCAGAGTATCGAGACGACTTTCTGCAGGATTCCCGGGTTGTCGTCGAGAACATGCCAGGTGCGGGTTCCCACAGCCGCACCAACCGCCTGAGCTACGGCGTCTATGCCCAAGGCGATTTCACCGTGCTCACCAATCTCCATTTTACCGCCGGGGTACGCTACGATCAATACGACAGTATTAGTCCTGCCATCGATCCCCGCCTGGCTCTTATCTATCATCCGGTCCAGACCTCGACCCTCAAAGCCATTTACGGCACCGCGTTCCGCGCACCCAGCTTTTATGAACTCACTACATCCGACCATCCACTTAACCCGGAGGAAATCACGGGTTACGAGTTGGTGTACGAGCAGGAAATGGGCGCACACTTGCGCTCTTCTCTTTCCGGTTTTTATAACCAGATGAACGATCTTTTGGTCTTTAGCAGCGGGAGTTTCACGAACTTTAACGCGCAGACCGCCGGCCTCGAGCTTGCGTTGGAGGGGACCTGGGCCAACGGCATACGGAGCCGGGCAAGCTATTCGTTCCAGAACACGAAGAGTTCGTCCGTCGGTTGGGCCATGCCGGATTCGCCAGACAATCTAATCAAATTGAATTTGAGTGTGCCCCTGTGGAAGGACAAAATCTTTGGCGGGCTGGAATTCGATTACACCAGCAATCGCAGAAGCCTGCACAATACAACCGACCCGAGCGGTCAACCGCTCACGGTGCAAGGCACAGAGGCAGGGGGCTTTGGGGTCATCAACCTGACCTTATTCACCCAAAAGGTTGTCAAAAACCTCGAATTCTCCGCCAGCATTTACAACCTGCTCGACCGCCATTACCTGGACCCGGCTTCGCAATTTCATGTGCAGGACCTTATCGCCCAGGACGGTCGGAGTTTTCGGGTAAAACTGACGTACCGTTTCTAGACAACTGGCACGAGGGTTGCTTCCATTTTTAGACAGTATCTATGGGAAATGAGCCGAATTTGCGACGCTTGCTGCAAAAAACAGCCAGGTGGCTCATTTTCATTGGGCTTCTTTGGCCGAAACTTTGCATGGCTGGCGGACCGCCCCCCGTGATTACTGTCCAACCTGTAAGCCAGACTGTCCTATTATTGGGCATTGTTACCTTTTCGGTGACTGCCTCGAGTGGAACGACAATGACTTACCAGTGGTTTAAGGACGGCACTGCAATCCCTGGGGCCACAGCGAGCAGTTACACGATTCTTACAGTCCTGGGGACCAGCGCTGGAAACTACTACGTACAGGTAAGCAATGCAGGCGGTTCGGTGGTGAGCAACAACGCCACGCTGAACGTCGTTGCTCCCCCAGGAATCATTACGCAACCGCAAAACCAGACGACCATCAAAGGACAAAATGCTTCATTCTCTGTGATTGCGAGTGGTACGGGACCGCTCAGCTATCAATGGTTTTTTAAGAACAAATCAATTGGTGCCACCGGCACAAATGCGACGCTCACCCTCCTAAGCGTCGGGCCCAATCAAGCCGGGGGTTACGTGGTTGTTTTGACCAATATGCTGGGATCGATTACGAGCGTAGTGGCGACCTTGACAGTGCTTGTGCCGCCGGGAATCTCAACACAACCCCAGAGTCAGTCGATCGTACAGGGTCAAAGTGCTTCATTTTCTGTGAAAGCAAGCGGCACGGCGCCCCTTGGCTATCAGTGGAATTTTAACGGTACGCCGATGTCGGGGGCGACCACGTCAGCGCTGGGACTAACCAATGCTCAGACTGCGCAGGCAGGAGGCTATACGGTACTGGTCACCAACAGCGCCGGGTCGGTTACAAGCGTGGTGGCGAGCCTGACCGTGGCGCTGCCAACCATTAGTCTATCCGTTGCCCATGGCACCGGAATGAGTCCCACAGGCTTTGCTTTTCAGGCCTCGGTTCCAGCGGGATACACTTACGTCGTCCTGGCTTCGAGTGACTTCCAGTCGTGGATTCCCATAGAGACGAATGTCGCCACAACCGGGAGCGTTGCTTTTACGGACCCTGCCGCCACAAACTATAGCCAGCGATATTACCGGGTGACGGCTCAGTAAACTCCTAGCTTGGGTTTGCAGGAGGTTGTTGGGTTGGCGCCTCGAGCTTTTTTTCCAACTCGTTAAAGCGGCGGAGCAGGTCAGGCAATTGCTGCAAGGCTATCATCTGGCGTTTGGCCTGGCGATCCGGTTGAGCGGGGGTCCAGAGCCATTTCTCCCCGTCGGGGATGTTGCTCATGACACCCGATTGGGCGCCGACGGAAGCCCGATTGCCGATCTTGAGGTGGCCCGCAAGGCCGGCCTGGCCGGCCAGGATAACATAATTACCCAGCCGTGTGCTGCCGGCGATGCCGGCCTGCGAGACGACCAGGCAGTGCTCTCCAACGGTCACATTGTGGGCGATTTGCACCAGGTTATCGATCTTAGTGCCCCGCCCTATAATCGTTGGACCAAGCGCTCCGCGATCGATGGTCACATTGGCCCCAATCTCCACGTCATCCCGTATGAGCACACTCCCGATCTGCGGCACCTTGCGATGCACCCCTCCGTCCTGCACATAACCGAAACCGTCGGAGCCGATGACGGTGCCGGAATGGACGCGGACGCGATTGCCAATCTCGGTGTTGGGATAAAGAACGACGTTGGGAAACAGGTTGACCTCCTCGCCAAGGATGCAGCCCGGGGCGATGTGGTTGCCCCCCTGAAGGACCGTGCGCGGCCCAATGCGAACCTTGTTGCCAACCACGCAATAGGGGCCGACATGGGCGGTTGGGTCCACCTGGGCCCCCGTGGCGATGAGGGCGGTCGGATGCAAGCCAGGCTGAAACACTGGTTCGGGGAAGAACAACGGAAGCACCTTGGCAAACGCTATCCGTGCGTTGGGGACGCGAATCAGCGTCTTGCCGCGACTCGAAGTGAACGAACCATCGACAATGACAGCCGAGGCCGCGCTCTGTTCGGCGCGGGCGAAATAGTTCTCGTTTTCCGCAAACGTCAAGTCCCCAGGTTGCGCCCGGTCGGCTGGAGCGAAGCCTGTCATGTC
This region of Verrucomicrobiia bacterium genomic DNA includes:
- a CDS encoding immunoglobulin domain-containing protein; translated protein: MITVQPVSQTVLLLGIVTFSVTASSGTTMTYQWFKDGTAIPGATASSYTILTVLGTSAGNYYVQVSNAGGSVVSNNATLNVVAPPGIITQPQNQTTIKGQNASFSVIASGTGPLSYQWFFKNKSIGATGTNATLTLLSVGPNQAGGYVVVLTNMLGSITSVVATLTVLVPPGISTQPQSQSIVQGQSASFSVKASGTAPLGYQWNFNGTPMSGATTSALGLTNAQTAQAGGYTVLVTNSAGSVTSVVASLTVALPTISLSVAHGTGMSPTGFAFQASVPAGYTYVVLASSDFQSWIPIETNVATTGSVAFTDPAATNYSQRYYRVTAQ
- the lpxD gene encoding UDP-3-O-(3-hydroxymyristoyl)glucosamine N-acyltransferase; this translates as MTAAEIAKLLGGEVIGNGSLDMTGFAPADRAQPGDLTFAENENYFARAEQSAASAVIVDGSFTSSRGKTLIRVPNARIAFAKVLPLFFPEPVFQPGLHPTALIATGAQVDPTAHVGPYCVVGNKVRIGPRTVLQGGNHIAPGCILGEEVNLFPNVVLYPNTEIGNRVRVHSGTVIGSDGFGYVQDGGVHRKVPQIGSVLIRDDVEIGANVTIDRGALGPTIIGRGTKIDNLVQIAHNVTVGEHCLVVSQAGIAGSTRLGNYVILAGQAGLAGHLKIGNRASVGAQSGVMSNIPDGEKWLWTPAQPDRQAKRQMIALQQLPDLLRRFNELEKKLEAPTQQPPANPS